A genomic region of Branchiostoma lanceolatum isolate klBraLanc5 chromosome 4, klBraLanc5.hap2, whole genome shotgun sequence contains the following coding sequences:
- the LOC136434193 gene encoding dentin sialophosphoprotein-like, with the protein MGTAACSANDDDDDDDREPDHDDELEDDDEQPSAVKMLRDFGSRMEHSICSKMICEEGEDGKVRWILQDDVEEDILTTIGDSDSDRGDISGEDEWAESDEEEDAERRSPVEHDEQSLEDSRSSAGTVESEEELSDSSGISYREPQNSNTSTNSIKQDHKRNNGYKESSLSFHKSRESMNMPTSSYKDNRSHKKSLHRATNICTNESNKDHERDDDYKEKTLSVYKSRESTDMPTNKNNGNGSYGKGVDKHNKTKNTPTTDSNQDQKRGNGNREKTMPVHKSRESENKDRKGIDKHKKPNNIPKNGSRSSAAVVDSEDELSDSSGISYKEPHKYDTFTDARSKDQKTDDGYRKKSMPAHKSRESVDMPTNKCKDNGSYSNKIYKATSVYTNGNRRSTAVVESEDELSDSSGISYKEPPKSNTTIDARSKDYKRDDGFKKKSMPVHKSRESVEMPTNKHKDNGSYRKSLKEHKPNNVPTNGSRSSAPVVDSEDELSDSSGISYKETHKSDNSTDTRSKDHRRDDGYIKKSMPVHKSGESVKMPTNKYKDNRSCRKSIDKHSKPNNITTNGKSSVAIVESEGELSDSSGIGYKQPHKSDTSTDVRSKNHKICNGYEEKTLPEDSCRSRKSTELPTNKYKDHSSHTRSLGKRNKPKADLDLSSLFPDDCRKKTPSKHVQSRDAHRGFSTDIKPKTEPPSTPVVDYSKTKNSTPAKLHIHSVKKEEYNNPTKKRQSHNNVCMVEEFEDMEFLPSSSSKNRKDMYSNRPKVESPCSLKSGHGGTTHSRKSEKHRKKTERKHRRQDDIDLLEEPDEHSEMGNVTPVHHRCFSKAENPDKGVSRRQCFSVPAKRKTMALTSRRDTSISSSSSTTSKKVDLSTHEAICDFLRERPSNTKQRVKYKQATSASMTVQSVEEDSGGHRRKSDDAGLRKKQDPKERLVRSSSKDSGTKERSTASTLVMVERISSTKERLLAEPFKQKLPHHQCGSSQDESMSDRSNQSFNSLSDEYPLDQKESGRKALRSGKGQGKEKTGLRKSQVTFTEMEEPTCSGEDSDLNESGSSEMLCNASEMMSTNPSWSSTYPTPNGPIQPNTGEVEDSEESMHDEEASQLSTSDSVDENCSSNIDADHSIEMEYSDPSESDLSSQFSEDNSIKLSSAKPMKASFNASLTNTQSSNLLKSSHATLMTQHGPLHPILKTPGQSSTPCRKKKSVDFKLTEMFVKNQSILYTSPFWKSRIQKSMINDHDDPEHHLYPECHQEDKQRQETSEESLEEPAPSLPSSSVSHMSSYPKGPAIQTSTPRRDADRPRFSTPKGRKIPQNDEVPSPCTLVRDQLDNIKLGSPIQKGASPKQEVLNDQSSEEMEVNESPKCSTDWAKQSVSREQRKMSYSLRERKSAGASRILRVNNSNSSFSDVAMFSQSSVSSGEKDSILTPKHNTRSISANVLRAPKTDPRHNKRGPENRPSDITKRLNRSEVLSEQTNMIDRDEERVWLSKQPECSYHLRPRRRISSEEQEIEDSPRKTSSRQNTKYNTARGRLTETAEQLSRSVEKRRTDNKFFLTASKAKQVDGQRQDTRQWGQRHSGFSSDSETETTSSTQVSSPEAGRKRVTSWSQSSSEIDTAERKMVRGQMSRDIKVKKVTKRHGQSTTVGKSSGCAVNQKKGSGRRRIISSSDEQEDRGTPRKVSSSQCMTYNQGKERLTGKVRRNQRSPEMDIENREVRRSQRSANTVGKSPNRNPDVRRKEQPDRRAEWKRTPSKSGRSTRSVARSPTYDMR; encoded by the exons ATGTGGAGGAGGACATCCTGACAACTATTGGTGATAGCGACAGTGACCGAGGTGACATCAGTGGTGAGGACGAGTGGGCAGAGagtgatgaggaggaggatgccGAGAGAAGATCACCAGTCGAGCACGACGAACAAAGTCTTGAAGACAGCAGAAGCTCAGCTGGTACCGTAGAAAGTGAAGAAGAGTTGTCAGATTCCAGTGGTATAAGTTACAGAGAACCACAAAATTCTAACACATCAACCAATAGCATCAAGCAAGATCACAAGAGAAACAATGGGTACAAAGAGAGTTCTCTGTCCTTTCACAAAAGTAGAGAGTCTATGAATATGCCTACAAGCAGCTACAAAGACAACAGGAGCCATAAAAAAAGTCTTCACAGAGCAACTAATATATGTACTAATGAAAGCAACAAAGACCACGAAAGAGACGATGACTATAAAGAAAAAACTCTGTCAGTTTACAAAAGTAGAGAGTCTACAGATATGCCTACAAACAAGAACAATGGGAATGGGAGCTATGGAAAGGGTGttgacaaacacaacaaaacaaagaacacTCCTACCACTGACAGCAACCAAGATCAAAAACGAGGCAATGGCAATAGAGAGAAAACTATGCCAGTTCACAAAAGTAGAGAATCTGAGAATAAGGACAGGAAGGGTATTGACAAACACAAGAAGCCAAATAACATTCCTAAAAATGGCAGTAGAAGCTCAGCTGCTGTTGTAGACAGTGAGGATGAACTCTCAGATTCAAGTGGTATTAGTTATAAAGAACCGCACAAATATGACACATTCACAGACGCCAGAAGCAAAGATCAAAAAACAGACGATGGCTACAGAAAGAAATCTATGCCAGCTCACAAAAGTAGAGAGTCTGTGGATATGCCTACAAACAAGTGCAAGGACAATGGGAGCTATAGTAATAAAATTTACAAGGCAACTAGCGTTTATACCAATGGCAACAGAAGATCAACTGCAGTTGTCGAAAGTGAGGATGAACTCTCAGATTCAAGTGGTATTAGTTATAAAGAACCACCCAAATCTAACACAACCATAGATGCCAGAAGCAAAGATTACAAAAGAGACGATGGCTTTAAAAAGAAATCTATGCCAGTTCACAAAAGTAGAGAATCCGTGGAAATGCCTACAAACAAGCACAAGGACAACGGGAGCTATAGGAAGAGTCTTAAGGAACACAAACCGAATAACGTTCCTACAAATGGCAGTAGAAGCTCAGCTCCTGTTGTAGACAGTGAAGATGAACTCTCAGATTCAAGTGGCATTAGTTATAAAGAAACACACAAATCTGACAACTCCACTGATACCAGAAGCAAAGATCACAGAAGAGATGATGGCTACATAAAGAAATCTATGCCAGTTCACAAAAGTGGAGAATCTGTGAAAATGCCTACAAACAAGTACAAGGATAACAGGAGCTGTAGAAAGAGTATTGACAAACACAGCAAACCAAATAATATTACTACAAATGGCAAAAGTTCAGTTGCTATTGTAGAAAGTGAGGGTGAACTCTCAGATTCAAGTGGTATTGGTTATAAACAACCACACAAATCGGACACATCCACCGATGTCAGAagcaaaaatcacaaaatatgtAATGGCTATGAAGAGAAAACGTTGCCAGAAGACAGCTGCAGAAGTAGGAAATCTACAGAACTGCCTACAAACAAGTACAAAGACCATTCAAGCCATACAAGAAGTCTTGGCAAACGCAACAAACCAAAGGCAGATCTCGACTTATCATCATTGTTTCCTGATGACTGCAGAAAGAAGACCCCATCAAAACACGTACAAAGTAGAGATGCACATAGAGGTTTTAGCACAGACATAAAACCTAAAACAGAGCCACCATCTACACCGGTTGTGGATTACAGCAAGACTAAGAACAGCACCCCAGCTAAATTGCACATCCATTCTGTCAAGAAGGAAGAGTACAATAACCCAACAAAGAAAAGGCAAAGTCACAACAATGTGTGTATGGTTGAAGAGTTTGAAGACATGGAGTTTTTGCCATCATCAAGTAGTAAAAACAGGAAAGACATGTACAGCAATCGTCCCAAAGTAGAGTCACCTTGCAGCTTGAAATCTGGCCATGGTGGTACGACACATTCAAGGAAGTCAGAGAAACACAGGAAGAAAACTGAGAGGAAACATCGTCGCCAAGATGACATAGATCTGTTGGAAGAACCAGACGAGCATTCCGAGATGGGAAATGTTACACCAGTACATCACAGATGCTTCAGCAAAGCAGAAAACCCAGACAAAGGTGTCAGTAGAAGACAGTGCTTCAGCGTTCCAGCTAAGAGAAAAACAATGGCCTTGACATCAAGAAGGGACACTAGCATTAGCTCCTCCAGTTCTACTACAAGCAAAAAAGTGGATTTATCCACACATGAGGCCATATGTGACTTCTTGAGAGAACGGCCCAGTAATACAAAGCAAAGAGTTAAGTACAAGCAAGCTACCAGTGCTTCTATGACTGTTCAGTCTGTAGAAGAAGATAGTGGCGGCCACAGGAGAAAGAGTGATGATGCAGGTTTGAGGAAGAAGCAAGATCCCAAGGAACGTCTAGTGAGGTCCAGTTCTAAGGACAGTGGTACAAAAGAGCGTAGTACTGCATCGACTTTGGTCATGGTAGAGAGAATCTCTTCCACAAAGGAAAGACTGTTAGCGGAACCTTTCAAACAGAAGTTGCCACATCACCAATGTGGCTCATCCCAAGATGAAAGCATGTCAGACAGAAGTAACCAAAGTTTCAACAGTCTGTCAGATGAGTACCCACTGGATCAGAAAGAAAGTGGTAGAAAAGCCTTAAGGAGTGGGAAAGGACAGGGAAAGGAAAAGACAGGGTTGAGGAAAAGTCAGGTCACCTTTACTGAAATGGAGGAACCCACATGTAGTGGAGAAGATTCAGACTTGAATGAATCTGGTTCAAGTGAAATGCTATGTAATGCCTCTGAAATGATGTCCACCAATCCCTCCTGGTCTTCTACTTACCCAACACCCAACGGGCCCATCCAACCCAATACAGGAGAAGTTGAAGATAGTGAGGAAAGCATGCACGATGAAGAAGCATCGCAGCTCAGCACTTCAGACAGTGTGGATGAGAATTGCAGTTCTAATATTGATGCTGACCACAGCATTGAGATGGAATATTCAGACCCTTCTGAGTCAGACTTAAGTTCCCAGTTCTCAGAAGACAACAGTATCAAACTCTCCTCAGCAAAGCCGATGAAGGCTTCCTTTAATGCTTCTTTGACCAATACACAGAGCTCAAATTTACTGAAGTCTTCACATGCAACGTTAATGACACAGCATGGTCCTCTCCATCCTATATTGAAGACCCCAGGACAGAGCTCAACACCCTGCAGGAAGAAGAAATCTGTGGACTTTAAGTTGACTGAAATGTTTGTAAAAAATCAGTCAATATTGTATACCTCTCCTTTCTGGAAATCCCGTATCCAAAAGTCAATGATCAACGATCATGATGACCCTGAACATCATCTATACCCAGAGTGCCATCAGGAAGACAAACAAAGACAGGAAACTTCTGAAGAGAGTCTAGAGGAACCAGCACCTTCCCTGCCTTCATCTTCAGTAAGTCACATGTCATCTTACCCAAAGGGTCCTGCCATTCAGACCTCCACTCCTAGAAGAGATGCCGACAGACCAAGATTTTCAACACCAAAAGGACGTAAGATTCCACAAAATGATGAAGTGCCCTCTCCCTGCACACTTGTGCGGGATCAGTTGGACAACATAAAACTGGGATCCCCCATTCAAAAAGGTGCTTCACCAAAACAAGAGGTGCTGAACGACCAGTCCTCAGAGGAAATGGAAGTGAACGAGTCACCGAAATGTTCTACAGATTGGGCCAAACAGTCGGTCAGCAGGGAACAGAGAAAGATGAGCTACAGTCTGAGGGAGAGGAAGAGCGCTGGCGCATCACGAATCTTGCGAGTTAACAATAGTAACTCCTCCTTCAGTGATGTGGCAATGTTCTCTCAGTCGTCTGTATCAAGTGGAGAGAAAGACTCCATTCTGACCccaaaacacaacacaaggtCAATCAGTGCAAATGTTTTAAGAGCTCCCAAGACAGACCCAAGACACAACAAGAGGGGCCCTGAAAACAGACCCTCGGATATAACAAAAAGGCTGAATAGATCAGAAGTGCTGAGTGAACAAACAAATATGATTGACAGAGATGAGGAAAGAGTATGGTTATCTAAACAACCTGAATGCTCATATCATCTCAGACCAAGGAGAAGAATCAGTTCTGAggaacaagaaatcgaagacaGTCCAAGAAAAACATCTTCCAGACAAAATacgaagtacaacacagccagaggaagactgacagaaacggcAGAACAGTTGTCTAGAAGTGTAGAAAAAAGAAGGACTGACAACAAGTTCTTTCTGACTGCATCTAAAGCAAAACAAGTAGATGGACAAAGGCAAGACACCAGGCAGTGGGGTCAGAGACATTCTGGTTTTTCATCTGATTCTGAGACTGAAACAACGAGCAGCACTCAGGTTTCATCACCAGAGGCTGGTAGGAAACGAGTCACCAGCTGGAGTCAAAGCTCATCAGAGATAGATACCGCGGAGAGGAAGATGGTTAGAGGTCAAATGTCACGAGATATCAAAGTGAAGAAGGTCACAAAGCGTCATGGCCAATCAACCACAGTTGGAAAGTCGTCTGGTTGCGCTGTCAATCAAAAGAAGGGATCGGGTAGGAGGAGAATCATCAGCTCCTCCGATGAACAAGAAGACAGAGGCACCCCCAGGAAAGTATCGAGCAGCCAATGCATGACATACAACCAAGGCAAAGAAAGACTGACAGGGAAGGTCAGAAGAAATCAAAGGTCACCAGAGATGGACATTGAGAACAGGGAGGTCAGGAGGAGTCAGAGGTCAGCCAACACTGTTGGGAAGTCCCCTAACCGTAACCCAGATGTAAGGCGAAAGGAACAACCAG ACAGGAGAGCTGAGTGGAAGAGGACTCCATCCAAGTCAGGAAGGAGTACGCGTAGTGTGGCCAGGAGTCCCACTTATGACATGAGGTAA